One Natrinema salaciae genomic window carries:
- a CDS encoding DEAD/DEAH box helicase, with the protein MTDGDVAAFTHLGPTVRGALSERGFSQPTAPQRLAIPPLSAGENTLVIAPTGSGKTETAMLPVFDHLVADGGEPSTARRSSSEGPSDGGPPEGFGALYVTPLRALNRDMRERLEWWGDYLDLEVDVRHGDTTQYQRGKQAEDPPDVLITTPETVQAMLTGERLREALADVSHVVIDEVHELAASKRGAQLAIGLERLRDLAGPFQRIGLSATVGDPGEVGQFLTGGRPCEIREIDVGSNVDVTVREPEITAEDERLAGELMTEADTASHVRVVRELVADHESTLIFVNTRQTAEALGSRFKELDLPIGVHHGSLSKEARIDVEDRFKAGEIDGLLCTSSMELGIDVGQVDNVVQYKSPRQVTRLLQRIGRAGHRQDEVSSGTIVTTRPDDTFEAMAIARRARDGEVEPAAIHEGSLDVVANQLPAIVQSRGDTPVDEAIETVTRSYPFRNVPAATVREIASELHRNRILWFDEAEDRIETTGGTWQYVYANLSMIPDEETYEVHDIASGGQIGTLDERFVVNFAQPGEVFIQRGEMWRIAEIDDEEARVKVSPIEDPAGEVPSWIGQEIPVPAAVAGEVGEIRAVAEPQLETGADAAAVGRELAGRYPADEYTLTEACAQLEEQVDADAPMPTADRLVLERQGRTIVLNAPFGHTANETLGRLLSALLGQRVGSSVGLETDPYRIELEVPNSIATSDVIEVLEGTDPDHVEAIVELGLKRSDALAFRLAQVSAKFGALKRWQNTGSGRISNDRLLSALEDTPMYEEAIREVFHEDLDVDRASAVLAGLQSGELELVTHRGRTPVGLGGRSSGGKELLAPENADASVIETVRERIRDDRVILLCTHCEEWTVKTKVKRVPDRPECPECGSTRIASLNPWADEVVQAVRAEEKDDEQRRMTERAFRAASLVQSHGKQAVIAMAARGVGPHNAAQIINKLREDEDEFYRDILSKEREYARTQSFWD; encoded by the coding sequence ATGACCGACGGGGACGTCGCGGCGTTTACGCACCTCGGACCGACGGTTCGCGGGGCGCTCTCGGAACGCGGGTTCTCGCAGCCGACGGCACCGCAGCGACTGGCGATCCCGCCGCTGTCGGCCGGCGAGAACACGCTCGTGATCGCGCCAACCGGGAGCGGCAAGACCGAGACGGCGATGTTGCCCGTCTTCGACCACCTGGTCGCCGACGGGGGTGAGCCGAGCACAGCGAGGCGATCCTCGTCGGAGGGGCCCTCCGACGGTGGCCCGCCGGAGGGATTCGGCGCGCTCTACGTGACCCCGCTGCGGGCGCTCAACCGCGACATGCGCGAGCGCCTCGAGTGGTGGGGCGACTATCTGGACCTCGAGGTCGACGTTCGCCACGGCGACACGACCCAGTACCAGCGGGGAAAACAGGCCGAAGATCCCCCGGACGTCCTGATCACGACGCCCGAGACCGTACAGGCGATGCTCACCGGCGAGCGGTTGCGCGAGGCGCTCGCCGACGTCTCCCACGTCGTGATCGACGAGGTCCACGAACTGGCCGCGTCGAAACGGGGTGCGCAACTGGCGATCGGCCTCGAGCGGCTCCGCGACCTGGCCGGGCCGTTCCAGCGGATCGGTCTCTCCGCGACCGTCGGCGACCCGGGGGAGGTGGGGCAGTTCCTCACGGGCGGCCGCCCCTGCGAGATCCGGGAGATCGACGTCGGGAGCAACGTCGACGTGACGGTCCGCGAGCCCGAGATTACGGCCGAGGACGAGCGGCTGGCCGGCGAACTCATGACCGAAGCCGACACGGCCAGCCACGTCCGCGTCGTTCGGGAGCTCGTCGCGGACCACGAGTCGACGCTGATCTTCGTCAACACGCGCCAGACGGCCGAGGCGCTCGGCTCGCGCTTCAAGGAGCTCGACCTGCCCATCGGCGTCCACCACGGCTCGCTCTCGAAGGAGGCGCGGATCGACGTCGAGGACCGGTTCAAGGCCGGCGAGATAGACGGGCTGCTGTGTACGTCCTCGATGGAACTCGGGATCGACGTGGGACAGGTCGACAACGTCGTCCAGTACAAGAGCCCCCGACAGGTCACCCGGCTCCTCCAGCGGATCGGACGCGCGGGCCACCGCCAGGACGAGGTCTCGAGCGGGACCATCGTGACGACCAGACCGGACGACACGTTCGAGGCGATGGCGATCGCCCGTCGGGCCCGCGACGGCGAGGTGGAGCCGGCGGCGATCCACGAGGGCAGTCTGGACGTGGTCGCGAATCAGCTGCCGGCGATCGTCCAGAGCCGGGGCGACACGCCCGTCGACGAGGCCATCGAGACGGTCACGCGGTCGTATCCGTTTCGCAACGTCCCGGCGGCGACCGTCCGCGAGATCGCCTCGGAACTCCACCGCAACCGCATCCTCTGGTTCGACGAGGCCGAGGACCGTATCGAGACCACCGGCGGCACCTGGCAGTACGTTTACGCCAACCTGTCGATGATCCCCGACGAGGAGACCTACGAGGTCCACGACATCGCCTCGGGGGGCCAGATCGGGACGCTAGACGAGCGGTTCGTCGTCAACTTCGCCCAGCCGGGCGAGGTGTTCATCCAGCGCGGCGAGATGTGGCGGATCGCCGAGATCGACGACGAGGAGGCCCGGGTCAAGGTCAGCCCGATCGAGGACCCGGCCGGCGAGGTGCCGTCGTGGATCGGGCAGGAGATCCCCGTTCCCGCCGCGGTCGCGGGGGAGGTCGGCGAGATTCGCGCCGTCGCCGAACCCCAACTCGAAACGGGGGCCGACGCGGCCGCGGTCGGCCGCGAACTCGCGGGCCGCTATCCGGCCGACGAGTACACGCTGACCGAGGCCTGTGCGCAACTCGAGGAGCAGGTCGACGCCGACGCGCCGATGCCGACGGCGGACCGGCTCGTCCTCGAGCGACAGGGGCGGACGATCGTGCTCAACGCACCCTTCGGCCACACGGCCAACGAGACGCTCGGGCGGCTCCTCTCCGCGCTGCTGGGGCAACGTGTGGGGTCGTCCGTCGGCCTCGAGACCGATCCCTATCGGATCGAACTCGAGGTTCCGAACTCGATCGCGACGAGCGACGTGATCGAGGTGCTCGAGGGGACCGATCCCGACCACGTCGAGGCGATCGTCGAACTCGGACTCAAGCGTTCGGACGCGCTGGCCTTCCGCCTCGCCCAGGTCTCGGCGAAGTTCGGCGCGCTCAAGCGCTGGCAGAACACGGGATCGGGGCGCATCTCGAACGACCGGTTGCTGTCGGCGCTCGAGGACACGCCGATGTACGAGGAGGCGATCCGGGAGGTGTTCCACGAGGACCTCGACGTCGACCGCGCGAGTGCGGTCCTCGCGGGGCTCCAGTCTGGCGAGCTCGAGCTGGTGACCCACCGCGGTCGCACGCCGGTCGGACTGGGCGGTCGCTCGTCGGGAGGCAAGGAACTGCTCGCGCCCGAAAACGCCGACGCGAGCGTCATCGAGACGGTCCGGGAGCGGATACGGGACGACCGCGTCATCCTGCTCTGTACGCACTGCGAGGAGTGGACGGTGAAGACGAAAGTCAAGCGGGTGCCCGACCGGCCCGAGTGTCCGGAGTGCGGATCGACCCGGATCGCGTCGCTGAACCCGTGGGCCGACGAGGTCGTCCAGGCCGTCCGGGCCGAGGAGAAAGACGACGAGCAACGGCGGATGACCGAACGCGCGTTCCGGGCCGCGAGTCTCGTCCAGAGCCACGGCAAACAGGCCGTGATCGCGATGGCCGCCAGAGGCGTCGGCCCGCACAACGCCGCCCAGATCATCAACAAGCTCCGCGAGGACGAAGACGAGTTCTACCGGGATATCCTCTCGAAGGAACGGGAGTACGCCCGGACGCAGTCGTTCTGGGACTGA
- a CDS encoding DUF7344 domain-containing protein, with translation MNQTNASRMEAACSLLAESERRFLLYQLAGNRTANIEDLVSQVAVWELDARPNAIDKEVRQRVYVSLVHNHLPRLADYDIIEYDLRSGDIVLAEGFEDIRPLLEQFRQTEEEPEIRERPPL, from the coding sequence ATGAACCAGACGAACGCCAGCCGGATGGAAGCTGCCTGTTCCCTTCTCGCTGAGTCCGAACGGCGGTTCCTGCTCTATCAGTTAGCCGGCAACCGGACCGCGAACATCGAGGACCTCGTCTCGCAGGTCGCAGTCTGGGAGCTCGACGCCCGCCCGAATGCGATCGACAAGGAGGTCAGACAGCGGGTGTACGTCTCGTTAGTCCACAACCACCTGCCGCGACTCGCGGACTACGACATCATCGAGTACGACCTGCGGAGCGGCGACATCGTACTCGCGGAGGGGTTCGAAGACATCAGACCCCTGCTCGAGCAGTTCAGACAGACCGAGGAGGAACCCGAGATTCGCGAACGACCGCCGCTCTGA
- a CDS encoding sensor histidine kinase, with the protein MSSRRNGSTPGRSRSGTDRADGAERTNGLWAISVRDDGIGVDPDDANRIFGVFRRLHSREEDDGTGIGLALCRRIVERHGGRIWVDPAPGEGSTVTVAVPADGSQ; encoded by the coding sequence ATATCCTCTCGAAGGAACGGGAGTACGCCCGGACGCAGTCGTTCTGGGACTGATCGAGCGGACGGGGCCGAGCGGACGAACGGGCTGTGGGCGATTTCGGTCCGGGACGACGGGATCGGCGTCGATCCCGACGACGCCAATCGGATATTCGGCGTGTTCCGCCGCCTGCACAGCCGCGAAGAGGACGACGGCACGGGGATCGGCCTCGCGCTCTGCCGCCGCATCGTCGAGCGCCACGGCGGCCGGATCTGGGTCGACCCCGCACCCGGGGAGGGGTCGACGGTCACCGTCGCGGTCCCGGCCGACGGCTCGCAGTAG
- a CDS encoding ABC transporter ATP-binding protein — translation MSTDDPLVRVDDLRKYFWENDSMLDRLLGDEPVPVRAVDGVSFDIHAGETLGLVGESGCGKSTAGETLLRLQEPTDGDVEFDGDGVYDLGGDDLDEFRRTAQIVFQDPFSSLDPRMTIGEIVRQPLDIHDVGSPAERRERVRGLLERVGLSADQLDRYPHEFSGGQRQRIGIARSLALEPEFVVLDEPTSALDVSVQAQVLNLLDELQTELDLTYLLISHDLSVIRHVCDRVAVMYLGEIVEIGSVEALFDEPKHPYTRALLESVPRASTDERERDRETLAGDVPSPRDPPSGCRFRTRCPVVIPPDDVEIEQDRYRELMTLRERIERRDVSLESVGEEDRFETGDGGVPEADVPAFVAALKDRLLDVELPARHDAVVEEALAELAAANWDAAAERLRAEYGSVCEQDRPGLGNGGHPVACHRDDEASESAVAPDPRQ, via the coding sequence ATGAGCACCGACGACCCGCTCGTCCGCGTCGACGACCTGCGGAAGTACTTCTGGGAGAACGACTCGATGCTCGACCGGCTGCTGGGCGACGAGCCGGTCCCCGTTCGCGCCGTCGACGGCGTCAGCTTCGACATCCACGCGGGGGAGACGCTCGGGCTGGTCGGCGAGTCCGGTTGCGGAAAGTCGACCGCGGGGGAGACGCTGCTGCGACTGCAGGAGCCGACGGACGGCGACGTCGAGTTCGACGGCGACGGCGTCTACGACCTCGGCGGCGACGACCTCGACGAGTTTCGCAGAACCGCACAGATCGTCTTCCAGGACCCGTTCTCGAGTCTCGATCCGCGCATGACGATCGGCGAGATCGTGCGCCAACCGCTCGACATTCACGACGTCGGGTCGCCGGCGGAGCGACGGGAGCGCGTCCGGGGGCTGCTCGAGCGCGTCGGCCTCTCGGCCGACCAGCTCGACCGCTACCCCCACGAGTTCTCGGGCGGGCAGCGCCAGCGGATCGGGATCGCGCGTTCGTTGGCCCTAGAGCCCGAATTCGTCGTCCTCGACGAGCCGACATCGGCGCTGGACGTCTCGGTGCAGGCGCAGGTGCTGAACCTCCTCGACGAACTCCAGACGGAACTCGATCTCACCTATCTGCTGATCAGCCACGACCTCTCGGTGATACGACACGTCTGTGACCGCGTCGCCGTCATGTATCTCGGCGAAATCGTCGAGATCGGCTCCGTGGAGGCGCTGTTCGACGAGCCGAAACACCCCTACACGCGGGCGCTGCTGGAGAGCGTTCCGCGCGCGTCGACCGACGAACGAGAGCGCGACCGGGAGACGCTCGCCGGGGACGTTCCGTCGCCGCGGGATCCGCCGAGCGGTTGCCGGTTTCGGACCCGGTGTCCGGTGGTGATCCCGCCCGACGACGTCGAGATCGAGCAGGATCGCTACCGCGAACTCATGACGCTTCGCGAACGGATCGAACGTCGCGACGTCTCCCTCGAGTCGGTCGGCGAAGAGGATCGGTTCGAGACCGGCGATGGCGGCGTCCCGGAGGCGGACGTTCCGGCGTTCGTCGCGGCGCTGAAAGACCGGTTACTCGACGTCGAACTGCCGGCGCGACACGACGCGGTCGTCGAGGAGGCGCTCGCCGAACTGGCCGCGGCGAACTGGGATGCGGCGGCCGAACGGTTGCGAGCGGAGTACGGGAGCGTCTGCGAGCAGGATCGACCCGGGCTCGGCAACGGCGGCCATCCGGTGGCCTGTCACCGCGACGACGAGGCAAGCGAGTCGGCGGTCGCGCCGGACCCGCGGCAGTGA
- a CDS encoding ABC transporter ATP-binding protein — MTDEILRVTDLSTRFFTQEGQVNAVSELDLRIERGEVFGIVGESGSGKSVTARSIIDLIESPGEITDGEIRYRNADLAATIAEDHPTAVDGEFVKLLELPEGVRESLRGTSFSMIFQDPESSFNPTLTVGEQLAEAVEVQRRASARPRSTRSRTESAEYSLGSLLLSTVLPSRTYVSEESRDRAVELLELVGIPDPVERADEYPHEYSGGMLQRAMIAQALAGEPDVLIADEPTTALDVTIQAQILDLLDDLQRETGMTILLITHNLGVVARMCDRVGVMYAGEIVERGTLEDVFDDHVHPYTRGLLGSVPDLEDASGRLEPIPGNVPSLLDREMDDRCQFADRCPKAMDDCLEHPPEYPADGTDHHRARCVLAETVYDDARALPAGYFDGTERPAGDEHVGPVDPESDPSDERPRSAAETTGTGGDRR, encoded by the coding sequence ATGACAGACGAGATACTTCGAGTAACCGATCTTTCGACCCGGTTTTTCACGCAGGAGGGACAGGTAAACGCGGTCTCGGAACTCGACCTCCGGATCGAACGCGGCGAGGTCTTCGGGATCGTCGGCGAGAGCGGCAGCGGGAAAAGCGTCACCGCCCGTTCGATAATCGATCTGATCGAATCGCCGGGAGAGATCACCGACGGCGAGATTCGGTACCGGAATGCCGACCTCGCGGCGACGATCGCGGAGGATCACCCGACCGCGGTCGACGGGGAGTTCGTGAAGCTGCTCGAGCTCCCCGAGGGCGTCAGGGAATCGCTCCGTGGGACGTCGTTCAGCATGATCTTTCAGGACCCCGAGAGCAGCTTCAACCCGACGCTCACGGTCGGCGAACAGCTCGCCGAAGCCGTCGAGGTCCAGCGGCGTGCCAGCGCCCGCCCGCGCTCGACGCGTTCCCGGACCGAATCCGCGGAGTACTCGCTGGGATCGCTGTTGCTCTCGACGGTGCTCCCCTCCAGAACGTACGTCAGCGAGGAGAGCCGCGACCGGGCCGTCGAACTGCTCGAGCTGGTCGGTATCCCCGACCCCGTCGAGCGGGCCGACGAGTACCCCCACGAGTACTCCGGCGGCATGCTCCAGCGGGCGATGATCGCGCAGGCGCTGGCCGGCGAACCGGACGTGCTGATCGCCGACGAGCCGACGACGGCGCTGGACGTGACCATTCAGGCCCAGATCCTCGACCTGCTCGACGACCTCCAGCGGGAGACCGGGATGACGATCCTGCTGATCACGCACAACCTCGGCGTCGTCGCGCGCATGTGCGACCGCGTCGGCGTGATGTACGCCGGCGAGATCGTCGAACGGGGGACGCTCGAGGACGTGTTCGACGATCACGTCCACCCCTACACCCGCGGACTCCTGGGGTCGGTACCCGATCTCGAGGACGCGAGCGGTCGCCTCGAACCGATCCCGGGGAACGTTCCCAGCCTGCTGGACCGCGAGATGGACGACCGGTGTCAGTTCGCCGACCGGTGTCCGAAGGCTATGGACGACTGCCTCGAGCATCCCCCCGAGTATCCGGCCGACGGAACCGACCACCACCGGGCCCGCTGTGTCCTCGCCGAGACGGTGTACGACGACGCGCGGGCGCTACCGGCGGGCTATTTCGACGGGACCGAACGGCCCGCCGGGGACGAACACGTCGGGCCGGTCGATCCCGAGTCGGACCCGTCCGACGAACGGCCGCGTTCGGCCGCCGAGACAACTGGCACCGGAGGTGACCGCCGATGA
- a CDS encoding polysaccharide deacetylase family protein, giving the protein MKRRTYLGAAAAVALAGCSSTEEAEDDNETNDGSEDEDGDGTPSAAASELEPFDDFEDLDAWEARIGALSPETDRSYTGSQSARLESGAGDDQVRLVRELSEPRDLSGTRPGLAVATEEEADFVVQLIDEAGDRIDFRQRVHAGAPLVQCNFGVASLDGDPDLSAVNEIHLIRWTGDDDKGSVWVDDLRFASAPDVGKVLLQFDGGYETDYTRALPILEEHDYPATSFLATDLIREDDGDEGDHLVRDQVTELADAGWTIGSHSAHGADLTNLSAGRDPESEISDARAWLEDNGFESGARYFSYPLNRYDGASLEQAAANHDLAFAGRYPSQGIAMNPHLCSRVTSPGAGEARSVLDLTAEMGGITALAFGELDDDSEGTLEEAVGHLGELESAGELEVITPADLDESFVY; this is encoded by the coding sequence ATGAAGCGACGAACGTATCTCGGCGCGGCCGCGGCGGTCGCCCTCGCGGGCTGCTCGAGTACCGAAGAGGCGGAAGACGACAACGAGACGAACGACGGCAGCGAAGACGAGGACGGCGACGGGACGCCGTCAGCGGCGGCGTCCGAACTCGAACCGTTCGACGACTTCGAAGATCTCGACGCCTGGGAGGCACGGATCGGCGCTCTCTCGCCGGAGACGGACCGATCGTATACCGGGTCCCAGTCCGCCCGGCTCGAATCGGGTGCGGGAGACGACCAGGTGCGGCTCGTTCGGGAGCTATCGGAGCCGCGCGATCTCTCGGGCACGCGACCCGGACTCGCGGTGGCGACGGAGGAGGAGGCCGATTTCGTCGTTCAGTTGATCGACGAGGCCGGCGACCGGATCGATTTTCGCCAGCGGGTCCACGCCGGAGCGCCGCTCGTCCAGTGTAATTTTGGCGTCGCCAGTCTCGACGGCGACCCCGACCTCAGTGCGGTCAACGAAATCCACCTCATCCGCTGGACGGGCGACGACGACAAAGGGTCGGTGTGGGTCGACGATCTTCGATTCGCCTCCGCGCCGGACGTCGGGAAGGTGTTGCTCCAGTTCGACGGCGGATACGAGACGGACTACACGCGCGCACTGCCGATCCTCGAGGAACACGACTATCCCGCGACGTCGTTCCTCGCGACGGACCTGATTCGCGAGGACGACGGCGACGAGGGCGACCACCTCGTCCGCGACCAGGTGACTGAACTGGCCGACGCCGGCTGGACGATCGGCAGCCACTCGGCCCACGGGGCGGACTTGACCAACCTGTCGGCGGGCCGCGATCCCGAGTCCGAGATCAGCGACGCGAGAGCGTGGCTCGAGGACAACGGGTTCGAATCGGGTGCCCGGTACTTCTCCTACCCGCTCAACCGGTACGACGGGGCATCCCTCGAGCAGGCCGCAGCGAACCACGACCTCGCGTTCGCCGGCCGCTACCCGTCTCAGGGAATCGCGATGAATCCCCACCTCTGTTCGCGCGTCACCAGTCCCGGCGCCGGCGAGGCGCGTTCGGTGCTCGACCTCACCGCCGAGATGGGCGGCATCACGGCGCTCGCCTTCGGCGAACTCGACGACGACTCCGAGGGGACCCTCGAGGAGGCGGTCGGCCACCTCGGCGAGCTCGAGTCCGCCGGCGAACTCGAGGTGATCACGCCAGCGGATCTCGACGAATCGTTCGTCTACTGA
- a CDS encoding ABC transporter permease encodes MISERVRSNLKRTFAESYLPKLGLVLLAAMVFMAVFAPLLATHDPTRTGYYDENGAEYPPLGTEYTTKMGDGGEIVDVTVESTSEHILGTNNVGQDVYSRFLYGARVSLLVGMLGTSMALLIGVPIGLVSGYYGGRVDDVLMRIADTMLAFPALVLALALIGVFGESPIQVPDPIVMAGLADGMPETIPIPGTVTIVVGLVTWVWFARVARGEALSIRNEEYVKAARSFGASDATILLKHVLPNSLTPIIVLATIQIAVIILLEASLAFLGFSGTTLSWGFEIERGQDVLRKRPWISMAPGVGIVLTVIAVNLLGDWFRDALDPNIEGEGR; translated from the coding sequence ATGATCTCGGAGAGAGTGCGATCGAACCTCAAACGGACGTTCGCCGAGAGCTACCTCCCGAAGCTCGGACTCGTGCTGTTGGCGGCGATGGTGTTCATGGCGGTGTTCGCGCCGCTTCTGGCCACGCACGATCCGACGCGGACGGGATACTACGACGAGAACGGAGCCGAATATCCGCCGCTCGGTACCGAGTACACGACCAAGATGGGCGACGGCGGCGAGATTGTCGACGTGACCGTCGAGTCGACGAGCGAGCACATCCTCGGGACGAACAACGTCGGGCAGGACGTCTACTCCCGGTTCCTCTACGGAGCCCGCGTCTCGTTGCTCGTCGGGATGCTCGGAACGAGCATGGCGTTGCTGATCGGCGTCCCCATCGGACTCGTCTCCGGCTACTACGGCGGCCGAGTCGACGACGTGCTGATGCGCATCGCGGACACCATGCTCGCGTTCCCGGCGCTCGTGCTCGCGCTGGCCTTGATCGGCGTGTTCGGGGAATCTCCGATCCAGGTCCCCGATCCGATCGTGATGGCCGGGCTCGCCGACGGCATGCCCGAGACGATACCGATCCCGGGGACCGTCACCATCGTCGTCGGGCTGGTCACCTGGGTGTGGTTCGCGCGCGTCGCTCGCGGCGAAGCGCTGTCGATCCGCAACGAGGAGTACGTCAAGGCGGCGCGGAGCTTCGGCGCGAGCGACGCGACGATACTGCTCAAACACGTGCTCCCGAACAGCCTCACGCCGATCATCGTCCTCGCGACGATCCAGATCGCGGTCATCATTCTGCTCGAGGCCTCGTTGGCGTTCCTCGGGTTCTCCGGGACGACGCTCTCGTGGGGCTTCGAGATCGAGCGCGGACAGGACGTTCTCAGGAAGCGGCCGTGGATCTCGATGGCCCCGGGCGTCGGGATCGTCCTGACCGTGATCGCCGTCAACCTCTTGGGAGACTGGTTCCGCGACGCACTCGACCCGAACATCGAAGGTGAAGGCAGATGA
- a CDS encoding DMT family transporter has product MSRYRNLALFLTLATLWGSAFVAISAGLAYIPPVLFAALRYDIAGLLMLGYAVYAVDNWLPRGRAEWAQVAVGAVLLIAAYHAFLFVGQQNTTAAAAAILVSLSPVLSTGFARLLVPSDALSPVGLVGVFVGLVGVGVIVQPDPANLLATDAVAKGLVFCAAAAFALGSVLTRRIDASLPIETMEAWSMLGGALVMHLVSLAIGEPFEPAAWTAPEAVGALAYLSLGASAVGFLIYFDLLERLGAVEINMVSYVAPIVTAIVGWIYLREVVDAATLAGFVLIAVGFLLVKRRAIRQEFSHVRSRGSSD; this is encoded by the coding sequence GTGAGCCGGTATCGAAATCTCGCACTCTTCCTGACGCTCGCAACGCTGTGGGGATCGGCCTTCGTCGCGATCAGCGCCGGCCTCGCGTACATTCCGCCGGTCCTGTTCGCGGCGCTGCGCTACGATATCGCCGGGCTCCTGATGCTCGGGTACGCGGTGTACGCGGTCGATAACTGGCTGCCGCGCGGACGGGCCGAGTGGGCGCAGGTCGCCGTCGGTGCCGTCCTCTTAATCGCGGCCTACCACGCGTTCCTGTTCGTCGGCCAACAGAACACGACGGCGGCGGCGGCCGCGATTCTGGTGAGTCTCTCGCCGGTCCTGAGCACGGGGTTCGCGCGGCTGTTGGTCCCCTCCGACGCGCTCTCGCCGGTCGGCCTCGTCGGCGTGTTCGTCGGCCTCGTCGGCGTCGGCGTCATCGTCCAGCCCGACCCGGCGAACCTGCTGGCCACCGACGCCGTGGCGAAGGGGCTCGTCTTCTGTGCCGCGGCCGCGTTCGCGCTCGGCAGCGTCCTCACCCGCCGAATCGACGCCTCGCTCCCGATCGAGACGATGGAAGCCTGGTCGATGCTCGGCGGCGCACTCGTGATGCACCTCGTGAGCCTCGCGATCGGCGAACCGTTCGAGCCGGCCGCCTGGACCGCCCCAGAGGCCGTCGGCGCGCTCGCCTACCTCTCGCTTGGCGCGAGCGCCGTCGGCTTCCTCATCTACTTCGATCTGCTCGAGCGGCTGGGAGCGGTCGAGATCAACATGGTGTCGTACGTCGCGCCGATCGTCACCGCGATCGTCGGCTGGATCTATCTCCGCGAAGTCGTCGACGCGGCGACGCTGGCCGGGTTCGTCCTCATCGCGGTCGGGTTCCTCCTCGTGAAGCGGCGAGCGATCCGCCAGGAGTTCAGCCACGTCCGCTCGCGGGGCTCGAGCGACTGA
- a CDS encoding protein sorting system archaetidylserine decarboxylase: MNFAPGAWKYALLPLLAAPFALLISVTASLVALAAGAGTLAFFRDPDRTPPPTGVVSPADGNVSVLREEGDRVRLGIFMNVWHVHVVRSPFAGRVTDVEHVSGANRPAFSKESDRNERVHVRLETDSPTLPSDDDGTATVADAGEEPVGTDGDGSDTAESPTDRSDEPAADAEVTLIAGAFARRIHPYAERGDDLERGERIGHIAFGSRVDLLFPPAVDLEDVAVEPGDSMTAGETVVLESPGSFAGEFDLVTDD; the protein is encoded by the coding sequence ATGAACTTCGCTCCGGGGGCCTGGAAGTACGCGCTCCTTCCGCTGCTCGCCGCCCCGTTCGCACTCCTCATCAGCGTTACGGCGAGCCTCGTCGCCCTCGCGGCCGGAGCGGGAACGCTCGCGTTCTTTCGCGATCCCGATCGGACGCCGCCGCCGACCGGCGTCGTCTCCCCGGCCGACGGGAACGTCTCCGTGCTCCGCGAGGAAGGCGATCGAGTCCGGCTGGGAATCTTCATGAACGTCTGGCACGTCCACGTCGTTCGATCCCCCTTCGCCGGCCGCGTCACCGACGTCGAACACGTCTCCGGGGCGAACCGACCCGCCTTCTCCAAGGAATCCGACCGGAACGAGCGCGTCCACGTCCGCCTCGAGACCGACTCGCCGACTCTCCCGTCGGACGACGACGGGACGGCGACCGTCGCGGACGCCGGCGAGGAACCGGTCGGAACGGACGGTGACGGAAGCGACACGGCCGAGAGCCCGACCGATCGCTCCGACGAGCCGGCCGCCGACGCCGAGGTGACGCTGATCGCCGGCGCGTTCGCCCGCCGCATCCACCCCTACGCCGAACGGGGCGACGACCTCGAGCGCGGCGAGCGCATCGGCCACATCGCCTTCGGCAGCCGCGTCGATCTGCTCTTTCCGCCGGCGGTCGACCTCGAGGACGTCGCCGTCGAGCCGGGTGACTCGATGACCGCCGGCGAGACCGTCGTCCTCGAGTCGCCCGGCTCGTTCGCCGGCGAGTTCGACCTCGTGACCGACGACTAA